The proteins below are encoded in one region of Myxococcales bacterium:
- a CDS encoding peptide chain release factor 3: MSLKKQIERRRTFAIISHPDAGKTTLTEKLLLYGGAIHTAGAVKARRSALASRSDWMELERKRGISVSSSVMQFDFEDIRYNLLDTPGHQDFSEDTYRTLMAADCAIMLIDAAKGVEDQTRRLFKVCRMRGIPVVTVVNKLDLPARDPFELMAEVEEVLELPTVPFTWPIGSGQLFQGVYNLRQKNVLKFMRTAGNAKPVPVKTAGIDDPKLSELLGEDAAEELKGSVELLEGAGEDYDNEAFLRGEISPVFFLSALSNFGVEPFLEAFAKLCPAPGRTKAADGSDVQAEDEAFSAFIFKVQANMDPAHRDRIAFARICSGKFSGGLRVHHARLKKEVRLAHAQQFMAQDRQIVEEAYAGDIVGLFDPGLFKIGDTLSSNPALLFDSVPRFSPEHFARIELDDPMKRKQFQKGTSQLSEEGTVQLFFQEGREKDPIVGVVGQLQFDVLVYRLEHEYGAKVRINSLPYRYARWVTGPKDIKDMQLARVAMPVLDQDKYFVALLRDDWELRSIQENNKSWQFHETAPLHLG; encoded by the coding sequence GTGAGTTTAAAAAAGCAAATCGAGCGACGACGTACTTTCGCGATTATCTCCCATCCTGACGCTGGAAAAACGACCCTTACAGAGAAGCTACTTCTTTATGGTGGCGCGATTCATACTGCAGGAGCTGTCAAAGCCAGACGCTCCGCCCTGGCTTCGCGTAGTGACTGGATGGAGCTTGAACGCAAACGCGGCATTTCGGTCAGCAGTAGCGTTATGCAGTTTGATTTCGAAGACATCCGTTACAACCTACTTGATACCCCAGGCCACCAGGACTTTAGTGAAGATACCTATCGCACTTTAATGGCCGCCGATTGCGCGATCATGCTGATTGATGCGGCTAAGGGCGTTGAAGATCAAACACGTCGTTTGTTCAAGGTGTGTCGGATGCGAGGCATTCCAGTGGTCACCGTGGTTAATAAACTGGATTTGCCTGCGCGAGACCCTTTCGAGTTAATGGCTGAAGTGGAAGAGGTTTTGGAGCTGCCGACGGTTCCCTTTACCTGGCCCATAGGCAGTGGCCAACTCTTTCAAGGTGTATACAACTTGCGGCAAAAGAACGTGCTCAAGTTTATGCGAACTGCCGGAAACGCAAAACCGGTACCGGTGAAAACTGCTGGCATTGACGATCCGAAACTTTCGGAACTTCTCGGCGAAGATGCGGCAGAAGAGCTCAAGGGCAGCGTTGAGCTCCTCGAAGGCGCAGGAGAAGACTACGATAACGAGGCTTTCCTTCGTGGCGAAATTAGCCCTGTGTTTTTTCTAAGCGCGTTAAGTAATTTTGGTGTTGAGCCTTTCTTAGAGGCTTTTGCTAAGCTCTGCCCGGCTCCCGGGCGCACAAAAGCAGCCGACGGTAGCGATGTGCAGGCTGAAGACGAAGCCTTTTCCGCCTTTATCTTTAAGGTTCAAGCCAATATGGATCCGGCACATCGCGATCGCATTGCTTTTGCCCGCATATGTTCTGGGAAGTTTTCGGGTGGCTTACGTGTCCATCACGCTCGATTAAAGAAGGAAGTAAGGCTTGCGCACGCCCAGCAATTCATGGCGCAAGACCGGCAGATTGTCGAAGAGGCTTACGCCGGAGATATCGTTGGGTTGTTTGATCCCGGTTTGTTCAAAATTGGCGATACGCTAAGCAGCAATCCCGCATTGCTCTTTGATTCCGTGCCTCGTTTCTCGCCGGAACACTTTGCGCGTATTGAGCTTGATGATCCAATGAAGCGAAAACAGTTTCAAAAAGGGACTTCCCAGTTGTCCGAAGAAGGCACTGTGCAGTTGTTTTTTCAAGAAGGCCGCGAAAAAGACCCGATTGTTGGCGTTGTGGGCCAATTGCAGTTTGACGTGTTGGTTTATCGACTGGAGCACGAATACGGCGCGAAAGTCCGCATTAACAGCCTGCCATACCGCTATGCGCGTTGGGTCACCGGACCAAAAGACATCAAAGACATGCAACTTGCACGCGTTGCCATGCCGGTTTTGGATCAAGACAAGTACTTTGTAGCGTTGCTTCGCGACGATTGGGAGCTACGAAGTATTCAGGAAAACAACAAAAGCTGGCAATTCCACGAAACCGCTCCTCTGCACTTAGGCTAA
- the groL gene encoding chaperonin GroEL (60 kDa chaperone family; promotes refolding of misfolded polypeptides especially under stressful conditions; forms two stacked rings of heptamers to form a barrel-shaped 14mer; ends can be capped by GroES; misfolded proteins enter the barrel where they are refolded when GroES binds) gives MAAKEILYDTAARDRILAGLNTLANAVKVTLGPKGRNVVIEKSFGAPTVTKDGVTVAKEIEIENRFENMGAQMVREVASKTSDVAGDGTTTATVLAQALYREGSKLVAAGHNPMELKRGIDAAVQTVIEKLQKLSKPTKDPKEIAQVGSISANGDATIGKIIAEAMERVGKEGVITVEEAKGLETTLDVVEGMQFDRGYLSPYFISDPERMEVVLEDAYVLISEKKISNMKDLLPVLEAIARQQKPLLVLAEDVEGEALATLVVNKLRGTFHAAAVKAPGFGDRRKEMLKDIAILTGGQVVSEELGIKLESVTINDLGKAKRITIDKENTTIVDGAGKKAEIKGRIEAIRRQVEETSSDYDREKLQERLAKLVGGVAVVKVGAATEFEMKEKKARVEDALNATRAAVEEGIVPGGGTALLRCQASLDKIDLSEEQRFGAMIVRRAIEEPLRQIATNAGLEGSIVVDRVRNAKEATHGFNAAIEKYEDLLKAGVIDPTKVVRTALQNAASVAGLMLTTEALIAERPKDEKAAAPHAHGGAPGGMGGMDF, from the coding sequence ATGGCAGCTAAAGAAATTTTATACGACACCGCAGCACGCGATCGTATTTTGGCAGGATTAAACACCCTTGCAAACGCCGTCAAAGTAACTTTGGGACCGAAGGGTCGCAACGTGGTCATCGAAAAGAGCTTTGGAGCTCCAACGGTCACCAAAGATGGCGTTACTGTTGCAAAGGAAATTGAAATCGAAAACCGTTTCGAGAACATGGGCGCACAAATGGTACGCGAAGTGGCCTCGAAAACTTCCGACGTGGCTGGTGACGGAACCACCACAGCGACTGTGCTTGCACAGGCTCTTTATCGCGAAGGCTCAAAGCTTGTGGCCGCTGGACACAATCCCATGGAGCTTAAGCGCGGCATTGATGCAGCCGTTCAGACTGTGATTGAGAAGCTGCAAAAACTCTCGAAGCCAACCAAAGATCCAAAAGAGATTGCTCAAGTTGGTTCGATCTCAGCCAACGGCGACGCAACCATCGGCAAGATTATTGCTGAGGCTATGGAGCGTGTTGGTAAAGAAGGCGTGATCACCGTTGAAGAAGCTAAAGGACTTGAGACCACGCTCGATGTGGTTGAAGGCATGCAGTTCGATCGCGGTTATCTTTCCCCTTACTTCATCTCGGATCCCGAGCGCATGGAAGTTGTTCTTGAAGACGCTTATGTGCTTATTTCTGAGAAGAAGATCTCAAACATGAAGGACCTTCTTCCTGTGCTTGAGGCCATTGCCCGTCAGCAGAAGCCCTTGCTTGTGCTTGCTGAAGATGTCGAAGGTGAAGCCCTTGCAACGCTTGTTGTGAACAAGCTTCGAGGAACTTTCCATGCTGCCGCTGTCAAAGCTCCTGGCTTTGGTGATCGTCGCAAGGAAATGCTCAAGGACATTGCTATCCTTACCGGTGGTCAGGTAGTGAGCGAAGAGCTTGGCATCAAGCTTGAAAGCGTCACCATCAACGACCTTGGTAAAGCAAAGCGCATTACTATCGACAAAGAGAACACCACGATTGTGGATGGCGCTGGTAAAAAGGCGGAGATCAAAGGCCGTATCGAAGCCATTCGTCGTCAAGTTGAAGAGACCAGTAGCGACTACGATCGCGAGAAACTCCAAGAACGCCTTGCGAAGTTGGTTGGTGGTGTAGCCGTTGTCAAAGTTGGCGCTGCAACTGAATTTGAGATGAAAGAAAAGAAGGCTCGTGTTGAAGATGCTTTGAACGCAACCCGTGCTGCTGTTGAAGAAGGTATCGTGCCTGGCGGTGGTACAGCGCTTTTGCGTTGCCAAGCATCGCTCGACAAGATTGACCTTAGTGAAGAGCAACGTTTTGGTGCCATGATTGTACGTCGTGCCATCGAAGAGCCTCTTCGTCAGATTGCTACAAACGCTGGCCTTGAAGGCTCGATTGTGGTTGACCGTGTGCGTAATGCTAAAGAAGCAACACATGGTTTCAACGCTGCCATCGAGAAGTACGAAGACCTTCTTAAAGCAGGCGTGATCGATCCAACCAAGGTTGTTCGCACGGCGCTTCAAAACGCTGCTTCAGTGGCAGGGCTTATGCTCACCACGGAGGCATTGATAGCGGAACGCCCAAAAGATGAAAAGGCTGCAGCTCCTCATGCACACGGTGGCGCACCAGGTGGCATGGGCGGCATGGATTTCTAA
- a CDS encoding alkaline phosphatase family protein: protein MTSEAEVCGLGEEINEELLHSLSQPPPLEGIDIETPAASPFDFVVLLSIDGLRKDAVGTATPVMKSLMNRGVWAEDARTIGHSHTLPSHASMVSGVDIGVHGINFNAFRRGFGRIRFPTIFKIASLANLEVGMFVAKRKLELLDDTGGALDFQVGGMFCSKVVRSASNFIRSKKRGIAFVHFSEPDAAGHLYGWMSWRYRKAVTTADQCVGDLLSLIEQRVDQKRTLFIVTSDHGGFGKTHGAHRDENKRIPWIAYSPALGASVIARPISTMDTAATVLQALGLPQARRSEGHAVMELMGPKPSALSVAN, encoded by the coding sequence TTGACTTCTGAGGCGGAGGTTTGTGGTCTTGGTGAAGAGATCAACGAAGAGCTCTTGCATTCTCTCTCACAGCCCCCTCCCCTTGAGGGCATCGACATTGAGACACCGGCGGCATCCCCCTTTGATTTTGTCGTTCTGCTTTCAATTGATGGCCTACGTAAAGATGCCGTGGGCACGGCAACGCCTGTGATGAAGAGCTTGATGAACCGGGGTGTATGGGCTGAGGATGCACGGACCATTGGGCATTCGCATACGCTTCCCTCTCATGCGTCCATGGTCAGTGGCGTCGATATCGGGGTGCATGGCATCAACTTTAATGCTTTCCGTCGTGGCTTTGGACGCATTCGTTTTCCAACTATTTTTAAAATAGCGAGCCTTGCGAATTTAGAGGTGGGGATGTTTGTCGCTAAACGCAAACTTGAGCTTTTGGACGATACTGGCGGAGCACTTGATTTTCAGGTGGGTGGGATGTTTTGCTCAAAGGTTGTGCGATCGGCTTCGAATTTTATTCGCAGCAAGAAAAGAGGGATCGCGTTTGTTCATTTCTCCGAACCCGATGCGGCAGGTCATTTGTACGGATGGATGTCGTGGCGTTACCGAAAAGCGGTCACGACGGCCGATCAGTGCGTTGGCGATTTGCTGTCTTTGATCGAACAGCGTGTCGATCAAAAGCGCACCCTGTTTATTGTGACTTCGGATCACGGAGGCTTCGGCAAAACACATGGGGCCCATCGCGATGAGAATAAAAGGATACCGTGGATCGCCTATAGCCCCGCCCTTGGTGCCAGCGTTATCGCAAGGCCTATATCCACGATGGACACCGCTGCAACGGTACTACAGGCCCTGGGGTTGCCCCAAGCGCGCCGGAGCGAGGGGCATGCTGTCATGGAGCTTATGGGGCCCAAGCCTAGCGCCCTAAGTGTGGCGAATTAG
- a CDS encoding aminotransferase class IV, producing the protein MNALKKNLPNSPKPKLIPEGLVSIDGQIMPADHAQVSALDRGFLYGDSVFEVLRTYDGAPHFLEQHLERLFRSASRVHMNLPFNIQVLRTEVLALIQANREDGDVYLRVVITRGPGPLSLSLDTDFAYSRIILRAPVKVPDEAAYEKGISVALVSARRYGAATSIAGVKSSNYLGNLLAATEVKENGHHEAVFLSEEGMLLEGSSSNVFIIKNGVLRTPPLSTGILPGITRTMLIEAARDLGVPVSEQPLYPQDIYTADEAFITSSVREVFPVVAVDGLGIAQGKPGPFTRRLHARYRQKLRK; encoded by the coding sequence ATGAACGCGCTAAAGAAAAACTTACCGAATTCACCTAAGCCAAAACTTATCCCCGAGGGTTTAGTTTCGATTGATGGGCAGATCATGCCCGCGGATCACGCGCAAGTCTCGGCGTTGGATCGTGGTTTTCTTTACGGAGACAGCGTGTTTGAAGTGTTGCGCACCTACGATGGAGCGCCTCACTTCCTCGAGCAGCACCTCGAGCGGTTATTTCGTTCCGCATCGCGGGTGCATATGAATTTGCCCTTTAACATCCAGGTTTTGCGAACGGAGGTTCTTGCGCTCATCCAAGCAAATCGGGAAGACGGCGACGTCTACCTGCGAGTCGTCATTACGCGAGGCCCGGGACCGCTATCGCTTTCCCTAGACACCGATTTCGCCTACAGCCGAATTATCCTGCGAGCGCCGGTTAAGGTTCCAGATGAGGCCGCGTATGAAAAAGGTATTTCAGTCGCTTTGGTGTCGGCCAGGCGCTACGGCGCCGCCACTTCCATCGCCGGAGTAAAGAGCTCGAACTACCTCGGTAATCTTCTTGCGGCCACTGAAGTTAAGGAGAACGGACATCACGAGGCTGTTTTTCTCTCTGAAGAAGGTATGTTGCTTGAAGGCTCAAGCAGTAACGTTTTTATTATTAAAAATGGAGTGCTCCGTACCCCACCGTTGAGCACAGGGATTCTTCCCGGCATTACGCGCACCATGCTGATCGAGGCGGCAAGAGACCTTGGTGTTCCCGTATCCGAGCAGCCGTTGTATCCCCAAGACATCTACACCGCAGATGAAGCCTTTATCACAAGCTCTGTCCGTGAAGTTTTTCCAGTTGTTGCTGTCGACGGTCTTGGCATAGCCCAAGGCAAACCCGGACCGTTTACAAGGAGACTCCACGCTCGCTACCGACAAAAGCTTCGTAAATAG
- a CDS encoding aspartate-semialdehyde dehydrogenase: protein MDKSFTVAVVGATGLVGQTMLSILHERKFPIKRLVAVASKRSAGKRVQFGDGEVEVKAIAPQVFEGVDIAIFSAGGAVSREWAPIAASKGAVVIDNSSAWRMDPEVPLCVAEVNIEAAKHHPKGIIANPNCSTMQMLVALKPIHDVFGIERIVVATYQAASGAGVNAVQDLYKQTAAWSQGKTPEPGSIGDILAGNLLMKWKYDLETGYHEEETKLVNETKKILGDQSIQVSPTAVRVPVETGHSEAVTLMTRSPTSAKEVRALLEAAPGVEVIDDIAKGLYPAPRDVAGKDPVLVGRIRDDIGNPGGVQLWIVGDNIRKGAALNAVQIAEGLFL, encoded by the coding sequence ATGGATAAGAGTTTTACAGTCGCTGTGGTGGGAGCAACCGGCCTAGTCGGCCAGACCATGCTCTCGATTTTGCATGAACGTAAGTTTCCGATTAAGCGCCTCGTTGCCGTCGCATCGAAGCGCAGTGCCGGCAAACGTGTGCAATTTGGCGATGGTGAAGTTGAGGTTAAGGCGATTGCTCCGCAAGTTTTTGAAGGCGTTGATATCGCAATTTTTTCAGCAGGCGGTGCGGTCTCGCGTGAGTGGGCGCCGATTGCTGCAAGCAAGGGTGCTGTGGTGATTGATAACTCCTCGGCTTGGCGCATGGATCCAGAAGTGCCTTTATGTGTCGCAGAGGTGAATATCGAGGCGGCAAAGCACCATCCAAAGGGCATCATTGCCAATCCGAACTGCTCAACCATGCAAATGCTTGTGGCGTTAAAACCGATTCACGATGTCTTTGGTATCGAGCGTATTGTAGTAGCGACCTACCAAGCTGCCAGTGGTGCAGGCGTTAATGCCGTTCAGGATCTTTACAAACAAACAGCAGCTTGGTCACAAGGCAAGACGCCCGAGCCGGGCAGCATTGGTGATATTCTGGCGGGCAACTTGCTGATGAAATGGAAATACGATCTTGAAACGGGCTATCACGAAGAAGAAACCAAGCTTGTTAATGAGACTAAAAAGATTCTCGGGGACCAGAGCATTCAAGTCTCTCCGACCGCAGTGCGGGTGCCGGTGGAAACGGGACATAGCGAAGCTGTCACGTTGATGACCCGCAGTCCTACAAGCGCCAAAGAGGTTCGGGCTTTGCTCGAAGCTGCACCTGGAGTCGAAGTGATCGATGATATAGCCAAGGGGCTCTACCCTGCTCCGCGGGATGTGGCCGGAAAAGATCCCGTTCTTGTGGGCAGAATTCGAGATGATATCGGGAATCCTGGCGGGGTGCAGCTGTGGATCGTAGGCGATAACATCCGAAAAGGAGCCGCGCTCAATGCTGTTCAGATTGCTGAAGGATTGTTTCTTTAG
- the truA gene encoding tRNA pseudouridine(38-40) synthase TruA — MMRERGWLLTLAYDGLKYSGWQKQQGLATVQGVLEEAIVKMAGHEVATFAASRTDAGVHALGQRVSFATRKEISEDGWFRGLNTSLPRDISVRHIQPCAPDYNPRFDSVEKRYRYVIDTDPGRNPLFRLLAWHRPWTEGLDLDAMQRAAESFLGEHDFKAFRSSADPREKTVRIIRDITVQTGFGADSGLICVEICGNAFLHNMVRIMVGTLVEIGTGRYNEHIVPTLLSNSAERALAGQTAPAHGLCLIDVKLGRQRKG, encoded by the coding sequence TTGATGAGGGAACGTGGTTGGCTGCTTACCCTGGCTTACGACGGCCTTAAGTACAGCGGCTGGCAGAAGCAACAGGGCTTAGCCACGGTCCAAGGCGTGCTCGAAGAGGCTATCGTTAAGATGGCAGGACATGAGGTCGCAACTTTTGCCGCTTCACGTACCGATGCCGGCGTACACGCTTTAGGACAACGCGTAAGCTTTGCAACAAGGAAAGAAATCTCCGAAGACGGTTGGTTTCGCGGCCTAAACACCTCACTGCCTCGCGATATATCAGTAAGGCATATCCAGCCGTGCGCGCCAGACTACAACCCGCGTTTTGATAGCGTCGAGAAGCGTTATCGTTACGTGATTGATACCGATCCGGGGCGTAACCCGCTTTTTCGCTTGCTGGCTTGGCACCGGCCATGGACCGAGGGACTGGATCTTGATGCCATGCAAAGAGCCGCGGAGTCGTTTTTAGGCGAACACGATTTTAAAGCATTTCGCTCTTCGGCCGATCCCCGAGAAAAAACGGTGCGAATCATTCGGGATATTACGGTGCAAACCGGTTTCGGGGCTGATTCAGGGCTGATTTGCGTCGAGATTTGCGGCAATGCTTTTTTGCACAACATGGTGCGCATCATGGTCGGCACTCTCGTCGAAATCGGCACGGGGCGTTACAATGAACACATCGTGCCCACCCTTCTCAGTAACTCGGCCGAACGAGCGCTTGCAGGACAAACAGCTCCTGCTCATGGGCTTTGCCTGATTGACGTTAAGCTTGGCAGGCAAAGAAAGGGATGA
- a CDS encoding nitrite/sulfite reductase, producing MTELSWKSRLAASIPKDMAEEIDVFETQIELRKQGKIEEKLFAEARLRRGVYGQRYDNGKRHNGESSQAINFPCGELTKGPDTVWDAPGMERIKIPYGRLTNDQLDVLAEVAEEYSDAILHVTTRQDIQLHFVHIEDTPDMMRRLAVVGITTREACGNSVRNITACPYAGVCNTESFDVRSYANALTRFLLGHPDVQDFGRKFKIAFSGCKDHACGLVNIHDLGVVAKKRIVNGNEERGFEFYVGGGLGSVPQHAKLFDEFLPEKELLPMTQAVCRVFARLGEKNNRARARIKFLISKLGIDEFRKLVLEERKTIPADPRWHALLEDKHTLDGVGLYEEKPLRPGKVLVDGNFSDAFKRWRATNIRKQAQDGYVVATVRLPLGDFTSDQARVLADLARRHTGDTWCTTVEQNLALRWLPEADLPEFFEALQKVGLDAAGASSIEDVTSCPGTDTCKLGISASRGLAAALSKHINDRIARAELKDPVKDLRIKCSGCFNSCGQHHIADLGFLGVSRNVKGRRVPHFQVVLGGQWANNGGSYGLAIGAVPAKSIPKTVDLLTDTYLAEREGDENFQAWISRKGKTEIRGLLKELMIVPEYDHDRSYYTDWGDPREYTIGDIGVGECAGEIVPLAMFGLAASERQVFEAQVELDKGNHQLSLEKSFRAMLDAAKALVQIENIDITDEPEHILSEFRTRFHDTGLFNDPYAGAKFANYLFAAEKRHKTSANQELAHQSVEEAQLFIEAAHACYDRISQNQAGQYRGN from the coding sequence ATGACGGAACTTAGTTGGAAAAGCAGGCTTGCCGCAAGCATTCCCAAAGACATGGCAGAGGAAATCGACGTTTTTGAAACGCAGATTGAGCTTCGTAAGCAAGGAAAAATCGAAGAAAAGCTTTTTGCCGAAGCGCGTTTGCGCCGAGGTGTCTACGGACAGCGCTACGATAATGGCAAGCGGCACAATGGTGAAAGTTCTCAGGCAATTAATTTTCCATGCGGCGAGCTAACGAAGGGCCCTGACACCGTCTGGGACGCTCCCGGGATGGAACGCATTAAGATTCCTTACGGCAGACTTACCAACGATCAACTTGATGTGCTTGCTGAAGTGGCCGAAGAGTATTCCGACGCTATTTTGCACGTCACGACAAGACAAGACATTCAGCTTCATTTCGTGCACATTGAAGATACACCCGACATGATGCGGCGCCTTGCCGTTGTGGGCATCACCACGCGCGAAGCTTGCGGCAACAGTGTGCGCAATATCACCGCTTGTCCTTACGCGGGCGTATGCAATACCGAAAGCTTTGACGTACGCAGCTATGCCAACGCGCTCACCCGCTTTTTGCTCGGACATCCTGATGTCCAAGATTTCGGACGCAAGTTTAAAATCGCTTTTTCCGGTTGCAAAGATCACGCTTGTGGCTTGGTCAACATTCACGACCTTGGTGTGGTGGCGAAAAAACGCATCGTCAATGGCAACGAAGAGCGCGGCTTTGAGTTTTACGTTGGCGGAGGCCTAGGGTCTGTGCCTCAGCACGCCAAACTCTTTGATGAGTTTTTGCCTGAAAAAGAGCTACTGCCGATGACGCAGGCGGTGTGTCGTGTATTTGCTCGGCTTGGTGAGAAAAACAACCGTGCGCGCGCACGAATTAAGTTTCTCATATCAAAGCTCGGCATCGACGAGTTTCGCAAGCTGGTCCTCGAGGAGCGAAAAACAATTCCGGCCGATCCCCGCTGGCATGCGTTGCTGGAGGACAAACACACTCTTGATGGTGTTGGCCTGTACGAGGAAAAGCCTTTGCGTCCAGGCAAGGTTCTTGTAGACGGCAACTTCTCTGACGCTTTCAAACGCTGGCGCGCAACAAACATTCGAAAACAGGCGCAAGACGGTTATGTCGTAGCTACCGTTCGTCTGCCGCTTGGCGATTTCACCTCGGATCAAGCACGCGTACTTGCTGATTTGGCACGCCGCCATACAGGCGATACCTGGTGCACCACCGTTGAGCAGAACTTAGCGTTGCGTTGGCTGCCAGAAGCTGATTTGCCAGAGTTTTTTGAAGCGCTGCAGAAAGTTGGCCTTGATGCCGCAGGAGCAAGCAGCATCGAAGACGTCACCTCGTGCCCTGGCACCGATACCTGCAAGCTTGGTATTTCAGCATCGCGTGGCCTTGCCGCAGCTCTGAGCAAACACATCAACGACAGAATCGCTCGCGCCGAGCTCAAAGACCCGGTCAAAGATCTGCGTATTAAATGTAGTGGCTGTTTTAACTCTTGCGGACAGCACCACATCGCCGATTTGGGCTTTTTGGGAGTATCCCGCAATGTTAAGGGTCGCCGCGTCCCGCATTTTCAAGTTGTGCTCGGCGGACAATGGGCCAATAACGGTGGATCTTATGGTCTTGCTATTGGCGCCGTCCCGGCCAAAAGCATTCCCAAAACAGTGGACCTACTTACCGACACTTATCTTGCCGAGCGAGAGGGCGATGAAAACTTTCAAGCCTGGATCAGTCGAAAAGGCAAAACCGAAATACGCGGGCTCTTAAAAGAGCTTATGATTGTTCCCGAGTACGACCACGACCGAAGCTACTATACCGACTGGGGTGACCCGAGGGAATATACAATTGGTGACATTGGAGTAGGGGAGTGCGCTGGTGAAATCGTCCCCTTGGCCATGTTTGGTCTTGCAGCAAGTGAACGTCAGGTATTTGAAGCTCAAGTCGAACTCGACAAAGGCAACCATCAACTTTCGCTTGAAAAATCCTTTCGAGCGATGCTCGATGCCGCTAAAGCATTAGTTCAAATCGAAAACATCGACATTACGGACGAGCCAGAACATATTCTGAGCGAATTCCGCACGCGCTTTCATGACACCGGGCTCTTTAACGATCCTTACGCGGGCGCTAAGTTCGCAAACTACCTTTTTGCCGCCGAAAAGCGACACAAGACTTCCGCCAATCAAGAACTCGCACATCAGTCCGTCGAAGAAGCGCAGCTCTTCATTGAAGCAGCTCATGCTTGCTACGACCGCATCAGCCAAAACCAAGCAGGACAATACCGTGGCAACTGA